TAGAAGTTATTAAACTGATTTGTTACACTCAAAGGTGGAACCATGAAATCAAAGATCGTTCTTATTGTTTCCCTGTCTCTTGTGATAATGCTGACATTCTCTCTTTCCCACGCGGAGAAGAGACCGTTCTGCATATCCGATTTTTACAAACTGAAAAGGATCGGAGATCTGGCTCTTTCACACGATGGCAGAAAGATAGCGTTTACCGTTACTACCTATAAGTTTGAGGATGGGAAGAGCCATCAGACTATCTGGGTCATGAACGCTGACGGGAGCGGTTTATTCCAGTTGACATCGGAGGAGAGCAACAGCCATTCGCCAAAGTGGTCGCCTTGCGGAAAGAGCATTGCCTTCATTTCCGACCGCTCTGGCAAAGAGCAGCTTCATCTCATCCCCACTGACGGGGGAGAGGCAAAGCAGTTGACGTCGATCTCCACAGGGATAAAGAACCCGATCTGGGCACATGATGGTTCCTTCATCATCTTCACTTCGAATGTCTATCCGGAATGTGGAGCCGATGACAGGTGCAATAAAGATATAAAGGAAACATGGGAGAGAGGACCTCTCAAGGCGCATGTGGCGGACAGCCTTCTCTACCGCCACTGGAACTTCTGGAAGGACGGAAAGGTCAATCACATCTTCTCAGTTGACATGGAAGGAAGAGTTCTGGACATAACTCCAGGAAGATTTGATTCCCCCGTATTTTCTCTCGGAGGATCTCTCTATGATGTTTCGCCGGACAGCAAGATGGTTGCATTTGCATCCAAGCGCGTGCAACACTTGGCCGAATCGACGAACTCCGATATTTTCACAGTGAGACTGGGAGGAGAAATCCAGGAATCATCAGCGGAAAGCATAACCTCTGCCAACGAAGCGGCGGATATGACGCCATGCTTTTCTCCTGATGGGAAGTATCTTGCTTACCGCACGCAGCGAATCCCGGACTACGAATCCGATCTCTGGCGCTTGGAGGTGATCGAACTGGCTACCGGAAAACACAGATTGCTGACCGATAGCGCCAATTTTGATTACTGGGTTGACGATTTCGAATGGAGCAGCGATTCTAAAAACATCTTTTTTACGGCGGAGGTGAGAGGAGAGAATCCGATATATCGCCTCAATCTTCAGAGCAAGAAGATAGAAAAGGTTTTATCTCATGCCACTATCGACAGTTTTGCCGTCGATGCTGGAGAGAAGTTCATGGTTTACATACACCGATCAGTGGGAGAGCCCTGGGAAATATATCGCTATGATCTGAAGAGATCAGGACCGAAGAAGCTCACTTCCTTCAACCAGCAGATCGTGGATGAAGTGGACATCCGCCCCGCCGAGCGACTGACGGTCCCTGGAGCGGTTGGAAATGATGTGGAAGTCTTCCTGGTCAAGCCGCACAACTTCGACCCCGGCAAGAAGTATCCGCTCATCATCAACGTTCATGGCGGACCACAATCGCAGTGGCAGGATGCTTTCCGTGGAGACTGGCAGGTCTATCCCGGCGCAGGATACATCGTGGCGTTTCCAAACCCGCACGGTTCCACGGGGTACGGCCAGACTTACACGGCGGCGATCTCGGGAGACTGGGGAGGAAAAGTTTATGAAGATATTATGAAGGTAGTCGACCATCTGGCGAAGCTTCCCTACGTTGATGCAGAGAGGATGGGAGCCATGGGATGGTCCTACGGCGGCTACATGATGAACTGGATTCTCGGACACACGGATCGTTTCAAGTGCATCGCCTCGATGATGGGAGTCTACGATCTGAAATCTAAATGGGGGGCTACGGAAGAGCTCTGGTTCCCGGAATGGGACCTGAAAGGAACTCCCTGGACGTCAAAGGACTACGAGAAGTGGTCACCATCCAATTTTATTCCCAATTTCAAGACTCCCACGCTCATCATCACCGGAGAGAAGGACTTCCGCGTCCCTTACACTCAGAGCCTCCAGTTATTCACGGCTCTCCAGAGGATGCGCATTCCCTCCCGGCTCATCGTCTTCCCGGAGGCGGGGCACTGGCCTTCATGGTATGAAATGGCATTTTATTATCTCGCCCATATCGACTGGTTCCACAAATACCTTGGTGGCGAGCCGCCGCCCTGGTCCGTCGAGGACTTTCAGCGCAACCGCGTCTTTGCGAAGCCCAAGGAGTAGAACAGTTCTCATGAAGATCCACTTTTTAAATTGCAAGGCGACAAAAGAGCAGATCGATGACATGCTGGAAGCTCTGGGCAGCTATATCAAGGTGGCTGTAGATGTTCGATAAGAAAAAGAGTCAATGAAGTCATACAGAGAATACTGGGAAAAGCATGAAAGACATGAGCCTCATAAGAGATCGATATCTTCGCGACATCCTCTGAAAATAATTCATTACAGGAAAAAGTTAAGAGGTGGACGACAGGTCAAAAGTAGCGGGAGTTAGAGCGACTCACGATGGTGATGGAGGTACTCCCGGATGAGGACTTAATGAAGGCGCTGCTTTTGGAAAAAGGCAATTTCTCGAAAGCATCCCCTTTATTCACTCTTGACAATTATTTTTCTGCAGGAATATGATGATGGCAGCCTTTTCAAGGATCGAAGCCAAGAAATTCATGGGGAAACGGGCAAAGTGGTGCCATGTGAAAAAAGAGAATTTCCCGCGCATCAATACAACTTTCGAGGAAATCTTGAAACGTGAAGAATCGGGCAGAAGATATAAAGGTCCTTTAAGGAGGAGAGAATAATGAAATGGAAGGATTTAGTCAATGGAAATATCCCTAAGGACCTGCTCGACCAATTTATTGATTCGTTGCCTAAAGATTTTTTCATTTTTTTGATAAAAACCAATGCCCTCATGCAGAAGGAATTTTCTGGATTTAGAATTGAAACCTTATCCAAAGAACGGATAGCCTTCAAAATAGCTCCTCATTTTTATAAAGATGTACTTCTGAGACAAGTCATGCTTGAGGAGTGGGTTTTTCGCCAACAAAAGGTGCTCTCTTCTTTAGAAAGTATGTCTGTAGCAAATATAAATAAAGAGCTTTCTTCGCTCATTAAGAAACACGGCTTTATTAATATCTATTTAGCCCTCCTCTATGACCTGCGAACGGGGACTGAAAAGCTGGTTGCACGCCTGGAACAGGAAGTCCATCAGAAGAATCTCTGGAGAAAAGAGCTGAAATCAGAGGAATCAATTCCAGATAACGCTAAATTACTTGGGGAGATACAAAAAAAATTGGAAGAACTCGAAGAACAAAGAGAGAGATTATACCTGGAGATCGAAAGAGAAAAGGATTCGAGGGCCAAGCTGGAGAATCTCTATTTTTCTTTGAAAAAGGAAAATAAAGATCAGAAAAGAGAGCTCGAAGAAGCAGCGTCAAGATTAAATGAGATGAGTAGAAAGCTTAACTCCATCCAAAATCAGGAAAGTAAATCTTCAGAATATATTTCTCAGATCAATGCTCTGCAGAAAAACGTTGAAAAACTTGAACATGATTTGAAAAAGGAAAAGCAATTGAAAGACGAGATGGAAATAGAGCTGCAAGAGATCTACAGGGAGAATGAAAGAATTGGAAATGACCTCCTGTCTTATAGAAACCAGATCCAATTGCTTCAGGCTACCATTTTTGCCGCTGAAAGAGAAAAGGAAGGTCATCACTTTCTCCCAGGAACCACAATTACTATTGTTTGCGATAAGCAAGAGATTCCCTCTTCCTATTTTAAAATAGCCGGTGCCATGGGAATTAATCTGCTTATCCATTCGACCAGGATGCATGATCAAAAACTTGATGATTACATCAGACGGTCTCTTTGTGTTTTTCTCTATGGCGATCAGTTTTCTGAAAGGCTCAGAGGAATTGTTCAGTCCTTATGTTCTTCCAGGCAGATTCCCTGGTATCAGCTCCCCTCCATGGACGATAAGATATTTGAGGATATATTATCCGCAGTCAGCTCTATCACAACCCAGAAAAGTGCTGGCGGCAAGAATAGAAATTAACATTCTGAAATACGAGTAGTCACGCAGCTTCCTCCCTCAAAAAGCTCCACGAAATCACAGGAGCCACTTCCAGACTGGCATGATACGGACTGAGGTGCCCTCGATGTTTCGGGTCTCTTCCTGCCCGTACGTCAGGATGCCCCCTTTGGCAATGCGATACTCGCGCAGGGCCTTCAGCAGACCGTTGATCTCCCGTTTCTCGTTGGAGCGGTCGAGCTTCCAGCACACTTGCCATGCCTCGGCCGCGTGGGTTCCCTCTTGAACCAGAAAATCGCACTCC
This region of Acidobacteriota bacterium genomic DNA includes:
- a CDS encoding S9 family peptidase; amino-acid sequence: MKSKIVLIVSLSLVIMLTFSLSHAEKRPFCISDFYKLKRIGDLALSHDGRKIAFTVTTYKFEDGKSHQTIWVMNADGSGLFQLTSEESNSHSPKWSPCGKSIAFISDRSGKEQLHLIPTDGGEAKQLTSISTGIKNPIWAHDGSFIIFTSNVYPECGADDRCNKDIKETWERGPLKAHVADSLLYRHWNFWKDGKVNHIFSVDMEGRVLDITPGRFDSPVFSLGGSLYDVSPDSKMVAFASKRVQHLAESTNSDIFTVRLGGEIQESSAESITSANEAADMTPCFSPDGKYLAYRTQRIPDYESDLWRLEVIELATGKHRLLTDSANFDYWVDDFEWSSDSKNIFFTAEVRGENPIYRLNLQSKKIEKVLSHATIDSFAVDAGEKFMVYIHRSVGEPWEIYRYDLKRSGPKKLTSFNQQIVDEVDIRPAERLTVPGAVGNDVEVFLVKPHNFDPGKKYPLIINVHGGPQSQWQDAFRGDWQVYPGAGYIVAFPNPHGSTGYGQTYTAAISGDWGGKVYEDIMKVVDHLAKLPYVDAERMGAMGWSYGGYMMNWILGHTDRFKCIASMMGVYDLKSKWGATEELWFPEWDLKGTPWTSKDYEKWSPSNFIPNFKTPTLIITGEKDFRVPYTQSLQLFTALQRMRIPSRLIVFPEAGHWPSWYEMAFYYLAHIDWFHKYLGGEPPPWSVEDFQRNRVFAKPKE